In bacterium, one genomic interval encodes:
- the gatA gene encoding Asp-tRNA(Asn)/Glu-tRNA(Gln) amidotransferase subunit GatA, with translation MLPSPEYLQSHPNQIPEAVERALSLAHEKESLRAFVTIMRERARRAALNVRDAFRSGQSPPLGGWILAVKDNIAIEGVRLTCASRMLENFESRFSATAVQRLEEAGAIVIGKTNLDEFGMGSSSENTIFGAVRNPLDTERVAGGSSGGSAVAVASGVVHAALGSDTGGSVRLPASFCGVAGLKPTYGRVSRYGLVAYGSSLDQIGALTISCEGLFNLLCVMAGVDARDSSSAHVPPPECNGGLPPLNRSLRMGVPSEYFVEGISSDVRNTVESAIHSLKDRGHAVRAISLPHTRYAIPVYYILATAEASSNLARYDGARYGWRHEKAEELAEVYELTRGEGFGPEVRRRIMMGTFVLSAGYFDAYYRKAQQVRRRILEDFQRAFDEVDVIVTPTSPTTSFRIGEKLDDPLAMYLSDVYTVPANLAGIPAISVPVGKDASGLPIGLQIMGPHFSETLLLQLGKEVEKIQAEAAS, from the coding sequence ATGCTGCCCAGCCCAGAGTATCTCCAGAGCCACCCCAATCAGATTCCTGAGGCGGTTGAGCGAGCATTATCGCTGGCGCATGAGAAGGAATCCTTGCGGGCGTTCGTGACGATTATGCGGGAACGCGCCCGCCGCGCTGCGCTCAATGTCCGTGACGCTTTTCGCAGCGGACAATCACCGCCGCTCGGGGGATGGATTCTTGCCGTGAAAGACAACATCGCCATCGAGGGCGTGCGTCTTACTTGCGCGTCGCGAATGCTGGAGAATTTCGAGAGTCGCTTTTCGGCAACGGCCGTACAAAGACTGGAGGAGGCGGGCGCGATCGTTATCGGGAAAACAAACTTGGACGAATTCGGGATGGGTTCTTCGTCCGAGAACACGATCTTCGGCGCCGTTCGCAATCCGCTGGATACCGAGCGCGTGGCCGGCGGTTCCTCGGGCGGGAGCGCCGTGGCCGTCGCCTCGGGCGTTGTGCATGCGGCTCTCGGTAGCGATACGGGAGGGAGTGTTCGTCTGCCGGCCTCGTTCTGCGGCGTGGCCGGGCTGAAACCCACCTATGGCCGAGTGTCACGCTACGGTTTGGTGGCCTATGGATCGTCGCTCGATCAAATCGGTGCGTTGACCATCTCCTGCGAAGGACTGTTTAATCTTCTTTGTGTGATGGCGGGAGTGGACGCAAGAGATTCGAGCAGCGCGCATGTTCCTCCGCCCGAATGCAATGGCGGTCTGCCGCCGTTGAATCGTTCGCTGCGAATGGGCGTTCCATCCGAGTACTTCGTCGAGGGGATTTCGTCCGACGTTCGAAACACGGTGGAATCCGCTATCCATTCGTTGAAAGATCGAGGGCATGCGGTGCGGGCGATCTCGCTTCCCCATACCCGCTATGCAATTCCCGTCTACTATATCCTGGCGACGGCCGAGGCCAGCTCGAATCTCGCGCGCTACGATGGTGCCCGCTACGGCTGGCGGCACGAAAAGGCGGAGGAACTCGCCGAAGTCTATGAGTTGACTCGGGGAGAAGGATTCGGTCCCGAGGTTCGGCGGCGAATCATGATGGGGACGTTTGTCTTGTCCGCCGGATACTTCGATGCGTACTATCGGAAGGCCCAGCAGGTCCGCCGACGGATCCTGGAAGACTTTCAGCGAGCCTTTGACGAGGTGGACGTAATCGTCACACCCACCAGCCCGACGACGTCATTCCGGATCGGCGAGAAACTCGACGATCCGTTGGCCATGTATCTCTCCGACGTGTATACGGTTCCGGCGAATCTGGCGGGTATTCCCGCGATATCGGTTCCCGTAGGGAAGGATGCTTCGGGTTTGCCCATCGGACTGCAGATCATGGGACCTCATTTCTCGGAAACGCTTCTCCTTCAGTTGGGGAAAGAAGTTGAAAAAATACAGGCTGAGGCTGCGTCGTGA
- the purS gene encoding phosphoribosylformylglycinamidine synthase subunit PurS gives MKATVFVTYKPGVLDPQGQTVCGFLQNRGESRVRNVRIGKLVEFDLSDMSREEASRLLDDVGRTLLANPVIETYRVEVP, from the coding sequence TTGAAAGCCACCGTTTTCGTCACCTACAAACCGGGCGTATTGGATCCGCAGGGCCAGACCGTTTGTGGATTCCTGCAGAACCGCGGCGAATCGCGAGTGCGAAACGTACGCATCGGCAAGCTCGTGGAGTTTGATCTGTCCGACATGTCGCGCGAAGAGGCGTCCCGTCTGCTGGATGACGTCGGTCGAACGTTGCTCGCCAACCCCGTGATCGAGACCTACCGTGTGGAGGTTCCGTGA
- a CDS encoding GWxTD domain-containing protein: protein MRDAFLSISCALALLIGTFSLRADYTLDLDCASFRAADSLGYVEVYTAVQQAGLRYKVVGDSLIAEFKVSLDVLQAGNVVLSDTFHALDARTETEPIDGQGSFYPHVFRLIMKPGSYALRAHLLHWDPQPVATAACSLRVPQPTGDLSVSQIELGTELSYTDDGSVFVKHGVRMIPNATGFYGTQIPVLYFYAEAYELDYDSQRADSHVVVRKVLDAETGAPVRPEQTGVRPTTGSSVVIVDGFPTATLRTGTYYLELTVISLRSGRSATMRKKFWTYRAADLAAGRNLQNQPEFGSRLAEVDPNFLEVVNADSAERWMRYILTRDEYRRLRRLTPEGKRQFIREFWEKRERDDPGAGNRYFARIVEANRRYSYLQRPGWKTDRGRVFVLYGEPDRVENNYAMPQTIDHEIWGYDQLEGGVFFVFADRQGFGDLDLVHSTKRGEIYNPNWEQRLRTRDQTLSPSGPFSPGR, encoded by the coding sequence ATGCGTGACGCTTTCCTTTCGATTTCCTGTGCGTTGGCGCTCTTGATCGGGACCTTCTCCCTCCGCGCCGACTACACGCTGGACCTGGACTGTGCCTCTTTCCGTGCTGCCGATTCCCTCGGCTACGTTGAGGTGTACACCGCCGTTCAACAGGCCGGACTTCGCTACAAGGTCGTTGGCGACAGTTTGATTGCCGAGTTCAAGGTTTCGCTGGACGTGCTTCAAGCGGGGAACGTGGTGCTCTCCGACACGTTTCACGCTCTGGACGCTCGCACCGAGACCGAGCCGATAGACGGTCAAGGCAGTTTCTATCCTCACGTCTTTCGCCTGATCATGAAGCCCGGGAGCTATGCTCTGCGGGCTCATCTGCTTCATTGGGATCCGCAGCCGGTCGCGACGGCCGCCTGTTCCCTGCGGGTGCCGCAGCCTACCGGCGATTTGTCCGTTTCTCAAATCGAACTCGGCACTGAGTTGAGCTATACCGACGACGGATCGGTGTTTGTGAAACACGGCGTACGCATGATACCCAATGCGACCGGATTCTATGGAACGCAGATTCCGGTTCTGTATTTCTACGCCGAAGCATACGAATTGGACTACGATTCTCAACGCGCGGATTCACACGTGGTTGTTCGGAAGGTGCTGGACGCCGAAACCGGTGCGCCGGTTCGTCCCGAACAGACCGGGGTTCGCCCGACGACCGGAAGTTCGGTCGTTATCGTAGACGGTTTTCCGACGGCGACTCTGCGGACGGGAACGTACTATCTCGAACTGACGGTGATCTCGCTGCGATCCGGCCGCTCGGCCACGATGCGCAAGAAATTCTGGACGTATCGGGCGGCAGACCTTGCCGCCGGAAGGAATCTGCAGAATCAACCCGAGTTCGGATCACGCCTGGCGGAAGTGGATCCGAACTTCCTCGAGGTCGTGAATGCCGACAGTGCCGAGCGATGGATGCGCTACATCCTTACGCGAGATGAATATCGCCGGCTTCGGCGTCTGACTCCCGAGGGAAAACGGCAATTCATAAGGGAATTCTGGGAAAAACGCGAACGCGATGATCCCGGCGCCGGCAACCGCTATTTCGCCCGAATCGTCGAAGCCAACCGGCGCTACAGCTATCTCCAAAGGCCGGGATGGAAGACGGATCGAGGTCGAGTGTTCGTGTTGTACGGCGAACCGGATCGCGTGGAGAACAACTACGCCATGCCGCAGACCATTGACCATGAGATCTGGGGCTACGATCAGCTTGAAGGGGGTGTGTTCTTCGTCTTCGCGGACCGTCAGGGTTTTGGCGATCTTGACCTCGTTCACAGCACGAAACGCGGCGAGATCTACAATCCGAACTGGGAACAGCGACTCCGAACCCGCGATCAAACGCTCTCCCCAAGCGGACCGTTCTCACCGGGACGATAA
- the smc gene encoding chromosome segregation protein SMC, whose amino-acid sequence MQLLSLNITGFKSFAKTTTLDFAPGVTAVVGPNGCGKSNIVDALRWVLGEQRSSVLRGERMENVIFNGTVIRKPAGAAEVKIVLDNSQGLLDTPFTEVEIARRLFRDGTSEYLLNGNVCRLRDITDLLHDSGMGPNLYTILELKMVEDILREDGEGRRMLFEEAAGVAKYKIRRRQALLKLKQTEEDLARLADVLTEVERQVASLKRQAMRARRYGEFAAQLRLTETALIYREYRRIKADLRPLEEALSKSSVATDSAQSAIRLEEARLLELRRSETDAEKEATELRRSLSEVVAQISGMEAEEAGLRARDQAARQTIERTRRERQLLADKRSLIEVRLSGVQENLAAVRAELDEAERRVSEAKARLSESERKLRDAETAAAEHSDKVDVLRRRFAQCREETARLAISHAGFVSRKELLAGELVSMSGECEELRTRLAELAVQADAAREKLSAKESETALAQAERTAVEQEIRRLEEVDRQLAGLIEAGRARLRLLATLEEKGPRSHSALRALRTNPIEGALDILGDTIEVEEPYRRALQVALGPAAYYFLVESTQAALIAMAMLRRENAGQTTFLAMDAFRVEPSMAVVPPEGTIGTALSVIKGNTRSSILEHFLGRVILVRDWQSALEYGEWAKTNRCTLITLGGEWIGNTGLLHGGSEESDVPADIGLRKQVEEIEQSLVEAERERETVGARAAAQRDKLDQVKRTLDELSRETAHLLVARTTLREQQVEWETRLTALGEREQSAQTRIETLAREITDCDRQSREAEVAVHAAETELHGIEQIGRAVGDAFSEVQRQAIADRETLHGFERERDAIHHKVELSQAEKERLEQDIHEMEANLRKADESAEQAANELVTFENRLKEIDALSIEKYRLRDERATAVDKMAVRLDEIRGRISEEEQRLRDLRESHAGELEGGRRIETEVARMRGELAAVVNSARAQWNLDLADENFEDIHPDLVEADASPESVQELKQKIERLGPINSLAVEEYATENARLEMMLAQRDDLLKAKRTLEDTIARINEKAQAQFLHTFEAVRGHFQRLFQEFFPAGEADLILSGTDLLEADITIWANPSGKRLKSLSLMSGGEKTMTANALLFALYQVKPSPFCVFDEVDAPLDDANIDRFTRMIRSHSENTQFILVTHNRRTMEIADNLYGVTMEEEGISKLVSVRLLSSVA is encoded by the coding sequence ATGCAACTGCTTTCCCTCAACATTACCGGTTTCAAGTCGTTTGCGAAGACGACGACTCTGGATTTTGCGCCCGGCGTAACCGCCGTTGTCGGTCCGAACGGTTGCGGCAAGTCGAATATCGTGGACGCTCTTCGTTGGGTGCTTGGCGAGCAGCGATCCTCCGTGCTCCGCGGGGAACGGATGGAGAACGTTATTTTCAACGGGACGGTCATTCGCAAGCCGGCCGGCGCCGCCGAGGTCAAAATCGTTCTGGATAATAGTCAAGGTTTGCTCGACACTCCGTTCACCGAGGTCGAGATCGCCCGCCGTCTTTTTCGCGACGGTACCAGCGAGTACCTTCTCAACGGAAACGTATGCAGACTCCGTGACATCACCGATCTGCTCCACGACAGCGGAATGGGACCGAATCTATACACCATCCTCGAACTCAAGATGGTGGAAGACATCCTTCGGGAGGACGGTGAAGGACGACGGATGTTGTTCGAGGAGGCCGCCGGTGTCGCCAAGTATAAAATCCGCCGCCGGCAAGCTCTGCTCAAGTTGAAGCAAACCGAGGAGGATCTGGCGCGACTGGCCGATGTTCTGACCGAAGTCGAACGGCAGGTCGCGTCCCTCAAGCGACAAGCCATGCGAGCGCGTCGCTATGGAGAGTTTGCGGCGCAACTCCGGCTGACCGAAACCGCTCTGATCTATCGAGAGTATCGGCGGATCAAGGCGGATCTGCGTCCGCTGGAAGAAGCCCTCAGCAAGTCATCCGTCGCCACCGATAGCGCTCAGAGCGCCATTCGACTCGAAGAAGCTCGCCTGCTGGAACTGCGACGCTCTGAGACCGACGCCGAGAAAGAAGCCACGGAGCTTCGCCGGAGCTTATCGGAAGTTGTGGCTCAGATCTCGGGCATGGAGGCGGAAGAAGCCGGTTTGCGGGCCAGGGATCAAGCGGCTCGTCAAACGATCGAGCGTACTCGTCGTGAACGCCAGCTGCTTGCCGACAAACGCAGCCTGATCGAAGTGAGGCTATCCGGCGTCCAGGAGAATCTCGCCGCCGTGCGAGCGGAACTTGATGAAGCGGAGCGAAGGGTAAGTGAAGCGAAAGCGCGGTTGAGTGAGAGCGAGCGGAAGTTGCGGGACGCAGAGACCGCTGCCGCGGAGCATTCCGACAAGGTTGACGTGTTAAGACGGCGATTCGCGCAGTGTCGCGAAGAGACCGCACGTCTTGCGATATCTCATGCGGGATTTGTAAGCCGTAAGGAATTGCTTGCCGGTGAACTGGTTTCCATGAGCGGTGAGTGCGAGGAACTGAGAACGCGACTGGCTGAACTGGCCGTGCAGGCGGACGCCGCGCGCGAGAAACTAAGCGCCAAGGAATCGGAGACGGCGCTTGCGCAGGCTGAACGCACCGCCGTCGAGCAGGAGATCAGACGTCTTGAAGAAGTGGATAGACAACTGGCAGGTTTGATAGAGGCGGGCCGCGCGCGTCTCCGCCTGCTGGCCACGTTGGAGGAGAAGGGACCGCGCTCCCATAGCGCGCTGCGAGCGTTGCGCACAAATCCGATCGAGGGTGCGCTGGATATTCTGGGGGATACCATCGAAGTCGAGGAGCCCTATCGCCGCGCACTGCAGGTGGCGCTCGGTCCGGCCGCCTACTATTTCCTCGTCGAATCCACCCAAGCGGCGCTGATTGCCATGGCGATGCTCCGACGAGAGAACGCCGGCCAAACCACTTTTCTGGCCATGGACGCGTTTCGTGTCGAGCCCTCAATGGCCGTCGTGCCGCCTGAGGGTACAATCGGAACGGCGTTGTCGGTGATTAAGGGAAACACCCGCAGTTCGATCCTCGAGCATTTTCTGGGACGCGTCATTCTGGTGCGCGACTGGCAATCGGCGCTCGAATATGGAGAATGGGCAAAGACCAACCGCTGCACGCTGATAACGCTCGGTGGGGAGTGGATCGGCAACACGGGTCTGCTGCACGGCGGATCGGAAGAATCCGACGTACCGGCCGACATTGGACTCCGGAAACAAGTTGAAGAGATCGAGCAGAGTCTGGTTGAGGCGGAGCGGGAACGCGAAACGGTCGGCGCACGCGCCGCGGCTCAGCGTGACAAGTTGGATCAAGTCAAACGAACACTCGATGAACTTTCACGTGAGACCGCGCATCTTTTGGTTGCGCGGACAACGCTCCGCGAACAGCAGGTGGAGTGGGAGACGCGTTTGACGGCACTCGGAGAACGCGAGCAATCCGCGCAAACCAGAATTGAGACGCTGGCGCGAGAAATTACCGATTGTGACCGTCAATCGAGGGAAGCCGAGGTAGCGGTTCACGCGGCGGAGACGGAGCTGCACGGCATCGAACAGATCGGCCGCGCCGTGGGGGATGCGTTTTCCGAAGTGCAGCGACAGGCGATAGCGGATCGTGAAACGCTCCATGGGTTTGAACGAGAACGGGATGCGATCCATCACAAGGTGGAGTTGTCTCAAGCGGAAAAGGAGCGTCTCGAACAAGATATCCACGAGATGGAAGCGAACCTGAGGAAAGCCGATGAGTCGGCTGAACAGGCCGCCAACGAGCTGGTCACGTTTGAAAACCGCCTGAAGGAGATTGACGCGCTCTCGATTGAGAAGTATCGGCTCAGGGACGAGCGCGCGACTGCCGTGGATAAGATGGCTGTTCGGCTCGATGAGATTCGCGGTCGCATCTCGGAGGAAGAGCAGCGGCTCCGGGATCTCCGCGAGAGCCACGCCGGTGAGCTGGAAGGAGGCCGCCGGATCGAGACGGAAGTTGCCCGAATGCGCGGTGAGCTGGCCGCCGTGGTGAACAGCGCCCGCGCACAATGGAATCTTGATCTGGCGGACGAGAATTTTGAAGATATTCACCCCGACCTTGTCGAGGCTGATGCTTCGCCGGAATCCGTTCAGGAGTTGAAACAGAAAATCGAACGATTGGGACCTATCAACTCTCTGGCGGTGGAGGAATATGCCACGGAAAACGCCCGTTTGGAGATGATGCTTGCCCAACGCGATGACTTGCTCAAGGCGAAGCGAACGCTCGAGGATACGATTGCGCGGATCAACGAGAAGGCACAGGCGCAGTTCCTCCATACCTTCGAAGCCGTGCGCGGCCATTTCCAGCGGCTTTTCCAGGAATTTTTCCCGGCGGGGGAAGCGGACTTGATTCTCAGTGGAACCGATCTGCTGGAGGCGGATATCACGATTTGGGCTAATCCATCCGGCAAACGGCTGAAATCGCTCTCGCTGATGTCGGGCGGAGAAAAGACCATGACGGCGAACGCTCTCTTGTTCGCTCTCTATCAAGTGAAGCCGTCTCCCTTCTGCGTATTCGATGAGGTTGACGCTCCGCTCGACGACGCGAATATTGACCGTTTCACGCGGATGATCCGGTCCCACAGCGAAAACACGCAATTCATTCTTGTAACTCACAACCGGCGCACCATGGAGATTGCCGACAACCTCTATGGGGTCACGATGGAGGAAGAAGGCATTTCCAAACTGGTCTCCGTCCGGTTGCTCTCCTCGGTAGCTTGA
- a CDS encoding phosphatidylserine decarboxylase, producing the protein MRLAPEGIPVVLAVLLLAAAGFAISATWGSGIASGMGSAAVLVALGLLWFFRDPERCPPSGDDLVVAPADGRVIEAGKLDDGRWHVAIFLSILNVHVNRVPASGTVESVVSHKGSYRPAFTAHAADKNARIDVVSRTPHGMVSWRQVSGLLARRLSCRIQRGDDVTCGERFGIIYFGSRMDVFMPPASELAIKRGACVRAGETVIGHLRRMEDEA; encoded by the coding sequence ATGCGCCTCGCACCTGAAGGAATTCCGGTCGTGTTAGCCGTTCTGTTGCTGGCCGCTGCAGGATTCGCGATCTCCGCAACTTGGGGAAGTGGAATAGCCAGTGGAATGGGAAGCGCGGCCGTGCTTGTTGCGCTTGGCTTGTTGTGGTTTTTCCGCGATCCCGAGCGCTGTCCGCCTTCCGGAGACGATCTTGTGGTCGCGCCCGCCGACGGTCGTGTTATCGAGGCGGGGAAGCTGGACGACGGCCGATGGCACGTGGCGATCTTCCTCTCGATTCTCAACGTGCACGTCAACCGCGTTCCGGCGTCGGGCACGGTCGAATCCGTCGTATCCCACAAGGGTTCCTACCGGCCTGCTTTCACGGCTCATGCCGCAGACAAGAACGCTCGCATTGACGTAGTGAGCCGCACGCCCCATGGCATGGTGTCATGGCGGCAGGTTTCAGGACTCCTCGCTCGCCGACTGTCATGTCGCATTCAACGAGGAGACGACGTGACGTGCGGCGAACGTTTCGGTATCATCTATTTTGGATCGCGAATGGACGTATTCATGCCGCCCGCCAGTGAGCTCGCCATCAAGCGCGGAGCATGCGTCAGGGCCGGTGAGACGGTGATCGGTCACTTGAGACGAATGGAAGACGAAGCGTGA
- the purQ gene encoding phosphoribosylformylglycinamidine synthase subunit PurQ, with product MICAVITFPGSNCDHDALDSIGRVLGYEVRNVFHKERMLDPCDAVVIPGGFSYGDYLRAGALAKLSPIMDDVRRFARHGGLVIGICNGFQILCEAGLLPGALIRNRSLKFVSRVVSLCVENNGTAFTSEYSLGQTLRIPIAHAEGCYVADPATIEALESEGRIVFRYSGPVRPDVPDGNPNGSTRGIAGIVNEEGNVLGLMPHPERACDPLVGLTDGAAVFHSMACHIRRSPRSNPSPAAISPSVHS from the coding sequence GTGATCTGTGCGGTGATCACGTTTCCGGGTTCAAATTGCGATCACGACGCGCTGGATTCGATCGGTCGCGTTCTTGGCTATGAAGTGCGAAACGTGTTCCATAAGGAACGTATGTTGGATCCATGTGACGCGGTGGTGATTCCCGGTGGATTTTCCTATGGCGATTACCTTCGGGCCGGCGCATTGGCCAAGCTGTCCCCGATCATGGACGATGTCCGCCGCTTTGCCCGCCACGGTGGATTGGTCATCGGTATTTGCAACGGATTCCAGATTCTTTGTGAAGCGGGTCTGCTTCCCGGAGCCTTGATTCGGAATCGTTCGCTGAAGTTTGTGTCGCGAGTGGTCTCGCTGTGCGTGGAGAACAACGGTACGGCATTCACGTCCGAGTATTCACTGGGACAGACACTGCGGATTCCCATTGCTCACGCCGAAGGCTGCTACGTGGCGGATCCCGCAACGATTGAAGCCCTCGAGTCCGAAGGACGTATCGTCTTCCGCTATTCCGGCCCGGTCCGGCCCGACGTTCCCGACGGCAATCCCAACGGAAGCACGCGCGGAATCGCCGGAATCGTGAACGAAGAAGGTAACGTTCTTGGGCTGATGCCGCATCCCGAGCGGGCCTGCGATCCGCTGGTCGGACTTACGGACGGTGCGGCTGTCTTTCACTCGATGGCTTGTCACATCCGGCGATCCCCGCGATCGAATCCGTCGCCGGCTGCGATTTCTCCTTCGGTACATTCATGA
- a CDS encoding twin-arginine translocase TatA/TatE family subunit — MNIGASELLIVALVILLLFGGQRLPDAARAFGRSLAMFRQAMYEVRAGVENAGGDKPPIHPSSTSSTESERTSVTVQPHDAAQPRVSPEPPQSDS, encoded by the coding sequence ATGAATATCGGTGCGTCGGAGCTGCTGATTGTCGCGTTGGTGATTCTGCTGCTGTTCGGTGGCCAGCGTCTTCCCGATGCCGCCCGCGCTTTCGGCAGGAGCCTCGCCATGTTTCGTCAGGCAATGTACGAGGTTCGGGCGGGAGTCGAAAACGCCGGCGGAGACAAACCGCCGATCCACCCGAGTTCCACGTCATCCACCGAAAGCGAACGCACTTCGGTTACCGTACAACCTCACGATGCTGCCCAGCCCAGAGTATCTCCAGAGCCACCCCAATCAGATTCCTGA
- the gatB gene encoding Asp-tRNA(Asn)/Glu-tRNA(Gln) amidotransferase subunit GatB, giving the protein MNYELIVGLEIHAQLLTETKAFCRCPNRYGESPNTLACPTCLGMPGALPVLNRNVVEQAALLALALNATVHPRSKFDRKNYFYPDLPKGYQISQYDEPFSTGGWVDIEGEWGTKRIRITRAHIEEDAGKSLHQDDGSTIVDMNRCGVPLVEIVTEPDFRTELEAGAFVGTIRGLLRFVGVCDGNMERGSLRCDVNISVRPSDQESLNERTEIKNLNSIRAVERAIRSERERQIQLYTSTGTVIRQTLLWDETLEEIRPMRRKEGSDDYRYFPEPDLVEVAVSEEELARIRRQLPELPDARRRRYREELKLHEEAVSVLASDRGLGDYFETLIHRGIDPRSAAAWMQGEVRRALSERGWGMREFPLPPPALAELIQAVQADIVSLSAAKDVFWKMLEDGRSAREIIEGEGLAQTTDTDELRRIVEQILAGHPEEVKRYKSGKKNLLGFFMGEAMKVTKGSANPKIVNGLLREILDA; this is encoded by the coding sequence GTGAACTACGAACTGATTGTCGGTTTGGAGATTCATGCGCAACTGCTGACGGAGACCAAGGCGTTCTGCCGCTGTCCGAATCGCTACGGAGAATCGCCCAATACGTTGGCTTGTCCCACTTGTCTCGGAATGCCGGGAGCCTTACCGGTTCTGAATCGAAACGTAGTGGAACAAGCGGCACTGTTGGCTCTTGCTCTCAACGCGACAGTTCATCCGCGCAGCAAATTCGACCGTAAGAATTATTTCTATCCTGATCTTCCCAAGGGCTATCAGATTTCACAGTACGACGAGCCGTTCAGCACCGGCGGATGGGTGGATATCGAGGGGGAGTGGGGAACCAAGCGGATTCGCATCACCCGCGCCCACATCGAGGAGGATGCCGGGAAGTCTCTTCATCAGGATGACGGCTCCACTATCGTGGACATGAACCGCTGCGGTGTTCCCCTGGTGGAGATTGTCACCGAACCGGATTTCCGCACGGAACTTGAGGCAGGCGCCTTCGTCGGAACGATTCGTGGGCTATTGCGCTTCGTCGGCGTTTGTGACGGCAACATGGAGCGGGGATCGCTGCGTTGCGACGTGAACATCTCCGTACGCCCATCGGACCAGGAATCCCTAAACGAGCGCACGGAGATCAAGAATCTGAATTCCATTCGTGCCGTTGAGCGGGCAATTCGCAGCGAGCGGGAACGCCAGATTCAACTGTATACTTCCACCGGAACGGTGATTCGTCAGACCCTACTGTGGGATGAAACTCTGGAGGAGATTCGTCCCATGCGCCGCAAGGAGGGATCGGATGATTACCGGTATTTCCCCGAGCCGGATCTCGTCGAGGTTGCGGTGTCGGAGGAGGAATTGGCGCGGATTCGACGGCAACTTCCCGAACTGCCCGATGCGCGTCGCCGTCGGTACCGTGAGGAATTGAAGCTTCATGAGGAAGCGGTATCCGTGCTGGCGTCAGATCGCGGTTTGGGAGACTACTTTGAGACGCTGATACACCGGGGAATTGATCCGCGATCAGCGGCGGCATGGATGCAGGGAGAAGTGAGACGCGCACTCTCCGAACGGGGCTGGGGGATGAGGGAGTTCCCGCTTCCTCCGCCAGCGTTGGCGGAACTGATCCAAGCGGTGCAGGCGGATATCGTATCGCTTTCCGCCGCCAAGGACGTATTCTGGAAAATGCTCGAGGACGGTCGCAGTGCTCGGGAAATCATCGAAGGCGAGGGCCTTGCGCAAACGACGGACACCGATGAGCTGCGACGGATTGTGGAGCAGATTCTGGCCGGACATCCTGAGGAAGTGAAACGATACAAGTCCGGCAAGAAAAACCTGCTCGGATTCTTCATGGGTGAGGCCATGAAAGTCACCAAGGGATCGGCCAATCCTAAGATTGTAAACGGATTGCTTAGAGAGATACTTGACGCATAG
- the pssA gene encoding CDP-diacylglycerol--serine O-phosphatidyltransferase: MKNRIADGLTSANAFCGLLSILLATTGRPDLAAWLIILAAVFDAFDGKAARFFGSGSRFGVYFDSLADMMSFGVAPAVLIYTTALSSLEFWGVLIAFISALFAAIRLARFTASAPVGEHDFIGLSAPLHGCLLASFVIMNLFLWGGVGDVFVLTLLVIVTSVLMISRFPMPGLPRLSLREPGHNLAKLIFLFAALIAMAVSPRLLTFPVFVVIALVGFIAGAVRIARARSFSRRPEESGVESATTSRGQR; this comes from the coding sequence GTGAAAAATCGCATCGCCGATGGACTGACTTCCGCCAATGCTTTTTGCGGTTTGCTTTCGATCCTACTCGCTACCACGGGGCGGCCCGATCTTGCCGCCTGGTTGATTATTCTGGCTGCGGTTTTCGATGCATTTGACGGAAAGGCGGCGCGCTTCTTCGGTAGCGGATCGCGGTTTGGCGTGTATTTCGATTCTCTGGCCGACATGATGTCGTTTGGAGTGGCTCCGGCCGTTCTCATCTACACGACAGCGCTTAGCAGTCTTGAGTTCTGGGGAGTTCTGATCGCTTTCATCTCAGCGTTGTTTGCGGCGATTCGATTGGCGCGGTTCACTGCTTCTGCTCCCGTGGGCGAGCATGATTTTATCGGTCTGAGTGCTCCGCTGCACGGCTGTTTGCTCGCATCGTTTGTCATCATGAATCTGTTCCTGTGGGGCGGAGTGGGAGACGTCTTTGTGCTGACTCTATTGGTCATCGTGACCAGTGTGCTGATGATCAGCCGTTTCCCGATGCCGGGCTTGCCGAGGCTTTCGCTACGTGAGCCGGGCCACAACCTTGCGAAATTGATCTTCTTGTTTGCGGCTCTGATCGCGATGGCCGTCAGTCCGCGTTTATTGACGTTTCCAGTCTTCGTCGTTATTGCTTTGGTCGGATTCATCGCCGGTGCCGTACGCATTGCCCGTGCGCGATCGTTCAGCCGTCGTCCGGAAGAATCCGGAGTGGAGTCCGCAACAACATCTCGAGGTCAGCGTTGA